GCGCTCGGGATCGAGGTCGGGAGCCACGTCGTCCGCCTCGGGGAGGTCGGCCTCGACGACCCGGCGGGCTGGGCCGAGGATCGGGACGCGCTGCTCGCCGAAGGCGGCGCGCGGGCGCTCTACGAGAAGGCCGACCAGTCGGAGGTCCGAATGCTGGGCGACGCGCTTTCCGAGCGGGCCATCGAGCACATCAAGGCCGCGAAAAAGGCGGGCGACACGCTGGGGGGCGTCTATGAGGTCGTCGCGACCGGCGTCCCCGTCGGCCTCGGGAGCTACGCACAGGGCGACCGGCGGCTCGACGGGCGGCTCGCGCAGGCGATCCTGTCCATCCAGGCGCAGAAAGCGGTGGAGGTCGGCGACGGGTGGCTGGCAGGGCGCCGACCCGGGTCCGAGGTCCACGACCCCATCACGCGCGACGGCGACCGCTGGGGCCGCGAGAGCAACCACGCCGGCGGCGTCGAGGGCGGCATCTCGAACGGCCAGCCGCTCGTCGTCCGCGGCACGATGAAGCCGATCCCGACCCTCATCAAGCCGCTCGGGACGGCCGACCTCGCGACGGGCGAGGCCCAGCCGACGCGCTACGAGCGGAGCGACGTGACGAGCGTGCCCGCCGCGAGCACGGTCGCCGAGGCGACGGTCGCGTGGGAGATCGCCGTGGCCCTCCTCGAGCGCTACGGCGGCGACACGTTCGGGGCCCTCCGCGAGCGCGTCGAGGCGGACCGGGAGCGCGGCTTCTGACCCTCCGGGCCGTCGGTTTGCGCAGGGACGGGGGACCGCTCCCGGCTCGCCCATGCTGACCGTCACGCCCAAAGGCGCGTTCTCCACGTCGTACGCCGTCGCCCTCGACGGCGAGCCCGTGGGCCAGTTGCGCCTGCGCCGTTTCCGCGAAAAGGCGACGGCCGTGCTCGACGGCGACCGGTTCACGATGGCCAACCAGCTCGTCGGGCGCCACTTCCTCCTCAAGGCGGGACGGCTGCGCGTCGCCCGTGCCGACAAGCGCGCGTTCCAGTACGCCGTCGATGTCCGCCTCGGGGACCGGGGCGCGCCGCTGGCGTTCGTCTCCGCCGGGGTGCTCGCGACGGGGCGGTTCGTCCTCACCGACGGGGGCGAGGTCGTCGGCGAGGTCGTTCGGGAGGGGCGCGGCGCGCGCGGCGCGTTCGACGTGGACCTGCCACCGCCGGTCGAGCTGTTCTTGGCGTGGATCGCGCTCGCGATGTGGCGCCGGGACCGGCGGCGACGGTCGGGGTAGGCGGTCGCCGTCCGGCACGGTCGGGCTCAGCCGACGTCCGGCGGGGTGGGAGGGGGGCTGGAGGCGCCGTCACCGCGGCGCTCGGCGTCGGCGAGACGGGCCGGGCGCGGCGGGTTCGAGCCGGCCGGCCACCCCTCGCGCTGGCGCGTCCGGTCGCCGTCGGTCTCCTCCGTCTGGTCGTGGAACAGCACCACCTGCGTCGGGAACGGGAGGTCGATGGCGCCCTCGGCCATGGCCTCCGTGATCCGGCCCAGCACGCGGTCGCGGACGGCGACGACGTTCGAGCGCTTGGGGTGGGTCCACCAGCGGATCCGGAGGTTGACCGACGAGCCGGCGAGGTCCCACGTGAGCACGTCCGGCGCGGGGTCCTCCAGGACGCCCTCGGCGCCGCGGAGCACGTCGAGCGCGATCTGCTTCGCCTTCCCGATGTCGTCGCCGTAGCCGATCCCGACGTCGTACTCGCTCCGGAGCAGGTTGTAGGCCGTGATGACCTGGACGGGCTC
This sequence is a window from Rubrivirga marina. Protein-coding genes within it:
- the aroC gene encoding chorismate synthase, translating into MRYLTAGESHGEALVGIVEGMPAGVPVTPADIDEHLSRRWLGYGRGGRAKVERDQVRVLGGIRFSHTMGSPVALLLPNAAYEKDRAGWPETMAVMGDGDGVERVTLPRPGHADLVGAQKYGFDRPPHGPDVRPVIDRSSARETAMRVACCSVARQMLRALGIEVGSHVVRLGEVGLDDPAGWAEDRDALLAEGGARALYEKADQSEVRMLGDALSERAIEHIKAAKKAGDTLGGVYEVVATGVPVGLGSYAQGDRRLDGRLAQAILSIQAQKAVEVGDGWLAGRRPGSEVHDPITRDGDRWGRESNHAGGVEGGISNGQPLVVRGTMKPIPTLIKPLGTADLATGEAQPTRYERSDVTSVPAASTVAEATVAWEIAVALLERYGGDTFGALRERVEADRERGF